In Promicromonospora sp. Populi, one genomic interval encodes:
- the atpA gene encoding F0F1 ATP synthase subunit alpha encodes MAELTIRPDEVRAALDSFVKSYEPQEAVAEEVGRVSYAADGIARVEGLPGAMANELLRFEDGTLGLAQNLDVREIGVVVLGEFTGIEEGQEVRRTGEVLSVPVGEGYLGRVVDPLGTPIDGLGEIATEGTRALELQAPGVMQRKSVHEPLQTGIKAIDSMIPIGRGQRQLIIGDRQTGKTAIAVDTIINQKANWETGDPNKQVRCIYVAIGQKGSTIASVRGALEEAGALEYTTIVAAPASDPAGFKYLAPYTGSAIGQHWMYSGKHVLIIFDDLSKQAEAYRAVSLLLRRPPGREAYPGDVFYLHSRLLERCAKLSDELGAGSMTGLPIIETKANDVSAYIPTNVISITDGQIFLQSDLFNADQRPAVDVGISVSRVGGDAQIKAMKKVSGTLKLELAQYRSLEAFAMFASDLDAASRAQLKRGAVLTELLKQPQYSPYPVEDQVALVWAGTKGKLDDVAVEDVKRFEAELLDHLRRKSEVLGKILDSGKLESDTEDALSAAVDDFRAGFQRGDGTALVGGDVDDEPVDVEQAQIVVKKKA; translated from the coding sequence ATGGCTGAGCTGACGATCCGCCCGGACGAGGTCCGGGCCGCGCTGGACAGCTTCGTGAAGTCCTACGAGCCCCAGGAAGCGGTCGCCGAAGAGGTGGGCCGCGTCTCGTACGCCGCGGACGGCATCGCCCGCGTCGAGGGCCTCCCGGGTGCGATGGCGAACGAGCTGCTGCGTTTTGAGGACGGCACGCTCGGACTCGCGCAGAACCTGGACGTCCGCGAGATCGGTGTGGTCGTCCTGGGCGAGTTCACCGGCATCGAGGAGGGCCAGGAGGTCCGCCGCACCGGTGAGGTGCTCTCGGTCCCCGTGGGCGAGGGCTACCTCGGCCGCGTCGTCGACCCGCTGGGTACGCCCATCGACGGCCTCGGCGAGATCGCGACGGAGGGCACCCGCGCCCTGGAGCTGCAGGCGCCCGGCGTCATGCAGCGCAAGTCGGTCCACGAGCCGCTGCAGACCGGTATCAAGGCGATCGACTCGATGATCCCGATCGGCCGTGGTCAGCGTCAGCTGATCATCGGCGACCGCCAGACCGGCAAGACGGCGATCGCGGTCGACACGATCATCAACCAGAAGGCGAACTGGGAGACCGGCGACCCGAACAAGCAGGTCCGCTGCATCTACGTCGCCATCGGCCAGAAGGGCTCGACCATCGCCTCCGTGCGTGGCGCCCTCGAGGAGGCCGGCGCCCTGGAGTACACGACCATCGTCGCGGCTCCGGCGTCCGACCCGGCAGGCTTCAAGTACCTGGCGCCGTACACCGGTTCGGCCATCGGCCAGCACTGGATGTACTCGGGCAAGCACGTCCTGATCATCTTCGACGACCTGTCGAAGCAGGCCGAGGCCTACCGTGCCGTGTCGCTGCTGCTGCGCCGCCCGCCGGGCCGCGAGGCCTACCCGGGTGACGTCTTCTACCTGCACTCCCGTCTGCTGGAGCGTTGTGCGAAGCTCTCGGACGAGCTGGGCGCGGGCTCGATGACCGGCCTGCCGATCATCGAGACCAAGGCGAACGACGTCTCGGCGTACATCCCGACGAACGTCATCTCCATCACGGACGGCCAGATCTTCCTGCAGTCCGACCTGTTCAACGCCGACCAGCGTCCCGCCGTGGACGTCGGTATCTCCGTCTCCCGAGTCGGTGGTGACGCGCAGATCAAGGCGATGAAGAAGGTCTCCGGCACGCTGAAGCTGGAGCTGGCGCAGTACCGCTCGCTCGAGGCGTTCGCGATGTTCGCGTCCGACCTCGACGCAGCGTCCCGCGCGCAGCTCAAGCGTGGCGCCGTCCTGACGGAGCTGCTCAAGCAGCCCCAGTACTCGCCGTACCCCGTCGAGGACCAGGTCGCACTGGTGTGGGCCGGGACCAAGGGCAAGCTCGACGACGTCGCGGTCGAGGACGTCAAGCGCTTCGAGGCCGAGCTCCTGGACCACCTGCGTCGCAAGTCGGAGGTCCTCGGCAAGATCCTGGACTCCGGCAAGCTGGAGTCCGACACGGAGGACGCGCTGAGCGCAGCCGTGGACGACTTCCGGGCCGGGTTCCAGCGGGGTGACGGCACGGCGCTCGTCGGCGGCGACGTTGATGACGAGCCGGTCGACGTCGAGCAGGCGCAGATCGTCGTCAAGAAGAAGGCCTGA
- a CDS encoding F0F1 ATP synthase subunit delta, which produces MRGSSGASLTAAQERFEPVLRAAGADALTLGEQLLTLVSALDDSAALRRSLADPSREGEAKAGLVADLLSGFDERVVDLVSGLVRSRWASDDDLAEAIERLGVDAVLASAQARGALETVEDELFRVTRSLVGEREAKQALSDATTAPERRVALVDSLVGGKVDTVTQRLAQRATSSPRGRRFVQTLAWFGEVAAERRRRLVASVTSATVLTREQQGRLSALLERSYGKPVQLNVTVDPAIVGGMRIQVGADVVDSTVLSRLADASRRLAG; this is translated from the coding sequence ATGCGGGGATCGAGCGGTGCATCGCTGACTGCGGCGCAGGAGCGCTTCGAGCCGGTGCTGCGCGCCGCGGGTGCGGACGCGTTGACGCTGGGTGAGCAGCTGCTCACTCTCGTCTCCGCGCTGGACGACTCCGCTGCGCTGCGCCGCTCGCTCGCCGACCCCTCCCGCGAGGGCGAGGCCAAGGCCGGCCTGGTGGCCGACCTGCTGAGCGGTTTCGACGAGCGCGTGGTCGACCTGGTGTCCGGGCTCGTCCGGTCCCGCTGGGCGAGCGACGACGACCTGGCCGAAGCCATCGAGCGACTCGGGGTGGATGCCGTGCTGGCCTCCGCCCAGGCGCGCGGTGCGCTCGAGACCGTCGAGGACGAGCTGTTCCGGGTCACCCGGTCGCTCGTCGGCGAGCGGGAGGCCAAGCAGGCCCTCTCGGACGCCACGACGGCTCCCGAGCGCCGGGTGGCGCTCGTGGACTCGCTGGTCGGCGGCAAGGTCGACACCGTGACACAGCGCCTGGCGCAGCGCGCGACGTCGTCGCCGCGCGGCCGCCGGTTCGTGCAGACGCTTGCCTGGTTCGGCGAGGTGGCGGCGGAGCGCCGCAGGCGCCTCGTCGCCTCGGTGACGAGCGCGACGGTGCTCACCCGCGAGCAGCAGGGGCGCCTCTCGGCGCTCCTGGAGCGCTCGTACGGCAAGCCCGTGCAGCTGAACGTCACCGTGGACCCCGCCATCGTCGGGGGCATGCGCATCCAGGTCGGCGCGGACGTCGTCGACTCCACCGTCCTGTCGCGCCTCGCTGACGCATCGCGTCGTCTGGCCGGCTGA
- a CDS encoding F0F1 ATP synthase subunit B encodes MAALSGAAGVVVAQTTEDEPAGIDLFLPAGYDLFWSAVILVIIAAVFYKLVLPQMNKVLDERATLIEGGIEKAEAAQKQADEALAQQQQLLAEARADAAQVREEARAEGTAIVKDLRAKASEEAARVTETARRQIEADRQAATVSLRTEVGALATELASKIVGESLEDSARQSRVVDRFLDELEASEAVASNAAASTKEA; translated from the coding sequence ATGGCGGCGCTCTCGGGCGCTGCCGGTGTCGTGGTAGCGCAGACAACAGAGGACGAGCCCGCGGGCATCGACCTGTTCCTGCCCGCTGGTTACGACCTCTTCTGGTCGGCAGTGATCCTCGTGATCATCGCCGCGGTGTTCTACAAGCTGGTCCTGCCCCAGATGAACAAGGTGCTGGACGAGCGGGCCACCCTCATCGAGGGCGGCATCGAGAAGGCCGAGGCAGCACAGAAGCAGGCCGACGAGGCGCTGGCGCAGCAGCAGCAGCTGCTCGCCGAGGCTCGCGCCGACGCGGCACAGGTCCGTGAGGAGGCGCGTGCCGAGGGCACCGCCATCGTCAAGGACCTGCGGGCCAAGGCGAGCGAGGAAGCGGCGCGGGTCACCGAGACCGCTCGTCGCCAGATCGAGGCAGACCGTCAGGCAGCGACCGTGTCGCTGCGCACCGAGGTCGGTGCGCTCGCGACCGAGCTCGCGTCGAAGATCGTGGGTGAGTCCCTCGAGGACTCGGCCCGGCAGTCGCGTGTGGTGGACCGGTTCCTCGACGAGCTCGAGGCGAGCGAGGCTGTGGCAAGCAACGCCGCAGCAAGCACCAAGGAGGCGTGA
- a CDS encoding ATP synthase F0 subunit C, which yields MDVTTLAEVTGNLNAVGYGLAATGPGIGLGILIGKTIEGMARQPEVAGQLRATMFLGVAFVEVLALLGLVAGFLFPALPA from the coding sequence GTGGACGTCACCACTCTCGCCGAGGTCACCGGTAACCTGAACGCTGTCGGCTACGGCCTCGCCGCAACCGGCCCTGGTATCGGCCTCGGTATCCTCATCGGCAAGACGATCGAGGGCATGGCTCGCCAGCCTGAGGTCGCCGGCCAGCTGCGCGCCACGATGTTCCTGGGTGTCGCGTTCGTCGAGGTGCTCGCGCTCCTCGGCCTGGTTGCCGGCTTCCTCTTCCCCGCACTCCCGGCGTGA
- the atpB gene encoding F0F1 ATP synthase subunit A yields the protein MGVLLSTYATSVILAATEGHEGEGGFHTPSITDFFPSAILFEGTIFQIDRIWIIRIIATLVLLSIFVIAARRAKVVPGRFQAGVEYVLDFVRVQIGEEIMGKENAKRFIPMLTTIFVTILAFNLTSVIPGLNLAATSRIGVPLLLALWVFVTYWAVGIRKHGLGGYLKANLFPPGVPWPIYFILTPIELLQILIIRPGSLMVRLVANMVAGHIMLVLCFAATQFFVVDSAGTGLMVFGVLTFPAGIFVTLFELLVAFLQAYIFALLAAVYINMSLEEGH from the coding sequence CTGGGAGTTCTCCTGTCCACGTACGCGACGTCCGTAATCCTCGCCGCCACTGAAGGCCACGAGGGTGAGGGCGGCTTCCACACGCCGTCGATCACCGACTTCTTCCCGTCGGCCATCCTCTTCGAGGGCACCATCTTCCAGATCGACCGCATCTGGATCATCCGCATCATCGCCACGCTGGTGCTGCTGTCGATCTTCGTGATCGCCGCGCGCCGGGCGAAGGTCGTGCCGGGCCGGTTCCAGGCCGGGGTCGAGTATGTGCTGGACTTCGTCCGGGTGCAGATCGGCGAAGAGATCATGGGCAAGGAGAACGCGAAGCGTTTTATCCCCATGCTCACCACTATCTTCGTCACCATCCTGGCGTTCAACCTCACGAGTGTGATCCCGGGGCTGAACCTGGCTGCCACCTCACGGATCGGTGTGCCGCTGCTCCTGGCGCTCTGGGTGTTCGTCACCTACTGGGCCGTCGGCATCCGCAAGCACGGTCTGGGCGGCTACCTCAAGGCGAACCTGTTCCCGCCCGGTGTGCCGTGGCCGATCTACTTCATCCTGACGCCGATCGAGCTGCTGCAGATCCTGATCATCCGTCCGGGCTCCCTGATGGTGCGACTCGTGGCCAACATGGTCGCCGGCCACATCATGCTGGTGCTCTGCTTCGCCGCCACGCAGTTCTTCGTCGTGGACTCGGCAGGCACCGGGCTGATGGTCTTCGGGGTCCTCACGTTCCCGGCGGGCATCTTCGTGACCCTGTTCGAGCTTCTGGTCGCGTTCCTGCAGGCGTACATCTTCGCGCTGCTGGCCGCGGTCTACATCAACATGTCGCTGGAGGAGGGGCACTGA
- a CDS encoding MraY family glycosyltransferase, which produces MRVYLLLMLVAAAVTFLTTPFARWVALKTSAISAVRARDVHSVPTPRLGGLAMLIGIIVPVLLASQMPFLAEVFEDPQAWGIIGGAAIVCALGWADDKWDLDWITKLAGQVLAAGFMALQGVQLITMPIAGVTITSSRMSLVVTVLVIVIAMNAVNFVDGLDGLAAGIVAIGGTAFFLYTYGLTQLGSPDNYASIASLMLAVMVGVCIGFLPHNFHPAHIFMGDAGSMLIGLVMAGAAITVTGNIPPGLMSGAQALPAFIPLLLPVAVLMLPLLDMGLAVIRRLAAGKSPMAPDRMHLHHRMLALGHSHRRAVVILYVWTAVFAFSAAALVQWDWEIVLVWTGVFVVLALLATLGPLRHRGRFLDDDVALSGQTPRVPAAAVAGPPLQPVAQSAAPQGAARQGGIPKTKETVE; this is translated from the coding sequence GTGAGGGTGTACCTGCTCCTGATGCTCGTGGCCGCCGCGGTCACGTTCCTGACCACACCGTTCGCCCGCTGGGTCGCGCTCAAGACCTCCGCCATCTCGGCCGTGCGGGCCCGCGACGTGCACTCGGTGCCGACGCCCCGCCTCGGCGGTCTCGCCATGCTCATCGGCATCATCGTGCCGGTCCTGCTGGCCTCGCAGATGCCGTTCCTGGCGGAGGTGTTCGAGGATCCCCAGGCGTGGGGCATCATCGGCGGCGCCGCGATCGTGTGCGCGCTCGGCTGGGCCGACGACAAGTGGGACCTCGACTGGATCACCAAGCTCGCCGGCCAGGTGCTGGCGGCCGGCTTCATGGCACTGCAGGGTGTCCAGCTCATCACCATGCCGATCGCGGGCGTGACCATCACTTCGTCGCGCATGTCGCTCGTGGTGACCGTCCTGGTGATCGTGATCGCCATGAACGCGGTGAACTTCGTCGACGGCCTCGACGGGCTGGCCGCGGGCATCGTCGCGATCGGCGGCACCGCGTTCTTCCTGTACACCTACGGGCTCACCCAGCTGGGCTCGCCGGACAACTACGCCAGCATCGCCTCGCTCATGCTCGCCGTGATGGTGGGGGTGTGCATCGGGTTCCTGCCGCACAACTTCCACCCGGCGCACATCTTCATGGGCGACGCCGGGTCGATGCTGATCGGCCTGGTGATGGCGGGCGCCGCGATCACCGTGACGGGGAACATCCCGCCGGGACTCATGTCCGGCGCGCAGGCTCTGCCCGCGTTCATCCCGCTGCTGCTCCCGGTGGCGGTGCTCATGCTGCCCCTGCTCGACATGGGGCTCGCGGTGATCCGGCGGCTGGCCGCGGGCAAGTCGCCCATGGCGCCCGACCGCATGCACCTGCACCACCGCATGCTGGCCCTGGGCCACTCCCACCGCCGCGCCGTCGTCATCCTGTACGTGTGGACCGCGGTGTTCGCCTTCAGCGCCGCGGCGCTGGTGCAGTGGGACTGGGAGATCGTGCTCGTCTGGACCGGGGTGTTCGTGGTGCTTGCGCTGCTGGCCACCCTCGGCCCGCTGCGCCACCGCGGGCGGTTCCTGGACGACGACGTCGCGCTCTCCGGCCAGACCCCGAGGGTGCCCGCCGCCGCCGTGGCCGGGCCGCCCCTGCAGCCCGTCGCGCAGAGCGCTGCGCCGCAGGGCGCCGCTCGTCAGGGCGGCATCCCAAAGACCAAGGAGACCGTCGAATGA
- a CDS encoding L-threonylcarbamoyladenylate synthase encodes MSVPVHPVLDATDPQTWGPAIDEAVHAISRGGLVVLPTDTVYGIGADAFDEPAVAALLAAKGRGRQMPPPVLVGEVATLDGLATDVPDDARRLVEAFWPGGFTIILRAQPSLQWDLGDTGGTVALRMPDHPAALALLKRTGPLAVSSANKSGSPAALDVEDAERQLGDSVAVYLDGGVAPGGVASTIVDATAETLRVVREGAVTLAALREVADVEGLPVKPEDDPSEPPAGAAEDDE; translated from the coding sequence GTGAGTGTGCCTGTGCATCCCGTGCTCGACGCCACCGACCCGCAGACGTGGGGACCCGCGATCGACGAGGCGGTTCATGCGATCTCCCGTGGTGGCCTAGTCGTCCTGCCCACCGACACCGTGTACGGCATAGGTGCCGACGCGTTCGACGAGCCGGCGGTGGCTGCCCTGCTCGCGGCCAAGGGCCGCGGCCGGCAGATGCCGCCGCCGGTCCTGGTGGGGGAGGTGGCGACCCTCGACGGGCTCGCCACCGACGTGCCCGACGACGCCCGCCGGCTCGTCGAGGCCTTCTGGCCGGGCGGTTTCACGATCATCCTGCGCGCGCAGCCGTCGCTGCAGTGGGACCTCGGCGACACGGGCGGCACCGTCGCCCTGCGGATGCCGGACCATCCCGCCGCGCTGGCCCTGCTCAAGCGCACCGGCCCGCTGGCCGTCTCCAGCGCGAACAAGTCGGGCAGCCCGGCCGCGCTGGACGTCGAGGACGCAGAGCGTCAGCTCGGCGACTCCGTGGCCGTCTACCTCGACGGGGGCGTGGCGCCGGGCGGCGTCGCCTCCACGATCGTGGACGCGACCGCCGAGACGCTGCGGGTAGTCCGCGAGGGTGCCGTGACGCTGGCGGCGCTGCGCGAGGTAGCCGACGTCGAAGGACTCCCGGTGAAGCCGGAGGACGACCCGAGCGAGCCCCCGGCCGGGGCTGCGGAGGACGACGAGTGA
- the prmC gene encoding peptide chain release factor N(5)-glutamine methyltransferase: MSEQLLKWAHEELVEAGVASPQFDAEVLLAHALGVDRGELRRRLVLGHDVPDDVALVYAGLIARRAAREPLQHLTGVAPFRHLELAVGPGVFVPRPETEEVAQAAIDEAVRVNRERGGSAAVVVDLCTGSGAIALAVATEVPGARVHAVELDKDAHAWAARNVDAASAVAAGLDPGASPEPPPERIVRLVKGDARTALYGIDGTADVVVSNPPYVPPDAVPVDPEVAEHDPAVALYGLGPDGLEVPRGITDAAARLLRPGGLYVMEHAEVQAEAARAMVAAARDADGRPVFGEPETRKDLTGRPRMVVARRIP, from the coding sequence GTGAGCGAGCAGCTGTTGAAGTGGGCCCACGAGGAGCTGGTCGAGGCCGGGGTGGCGTCCCCCCAGTTCGACGCGGAGGTGCTGCTGGCGCATGCGCTCGGCGTGGATCGGGGTGAGCTGCGACGGCGGCTCGTGCTGGGACATGACGTGCCCGACGACGTGGCGCTCGTCTACGCCGGCCTGATCGCCCGGCGGGCCGCGCGCGAACCCCTGCAGCACCTGACCGGGGTCGCGCCGTTCCGGCATCTCGAGCTGGCGGTGGGCCCGGGGGTCTTTGTGCCCAGGCCCGAGACGGAGGAGGTCGCGCAGGCGGCGATCGACGAGGCGGTCAGGGTCAACCGTGAGCGCGGCGGCTCGGCTGCCGTCGTCGTCGACCTGTGCACCGGGTCCGGGGCCATCGCGCTGGCCGTGGCCACGGAGGTGCCGGGCGCGCGGGTGCACGCCGTCGAGCTCGACAAGGATGCGCACGCCTGGGCGGCGCGCAACGTCGACGCCGCCAGCGCCGTCGCCGCGGGCCTGGACCCGGGCGCCAGCCCGGAGCCGCCGCCCGAGCGGATCGTGCGGCTCGTCAAGGGCGACGCCCGCACCGCGCTGTACGGGATCGACGGGACGGCCGACGTCGTCGTCTCGAACCCGCCGTACGTGCCGCCGGACGCCGTGCCCGTGGACCCGGAGGTCGCCGAGCACGACCCGGCCGTCGCGCTGTACGGGCTGGGACCGGACGGGCTGGAGGTGCCGCGCGGCATCACTGACGCGGCCGCCCGGCTGCTGCGGCCCGGCGGGCTCTACGTCATGGAGCACGCGGAGGTGCAGGCGGAGGCGGCGCGCGCGATGGTCGCGGCCGCTCGCGACGCCGACGGACGGCCGGTGTTCGGCGAGCCCGAGACGCGCAAGGACCTCACGGGCCGGCCCCGCATGGTGGTAGCACGCCGGATCCCCTGA
- the prfA gene encoding peptide chain release factor 1 yields MSEAFVGVGALVSEHAEIEAVLADPAVHADPGRARTLGRRYAELNQVVGAYRAWEQAHDDAEAAAELATEDASFAAELPSLKEAEAVAEEKLRRVLVPRDPDDGRDVILEIKAGEGGEESALFAGDLLRMYLRYAEQQGWSTQLLEATASDLGGYKDVQVAVKARNVQGPEDGVWHSLKYEGGVHRVQRVPVTESQGRIHTSAAGVLVFPEVDDPGELEIDQNDLRIDVYRSSGPGGQSVNTTDSAVRITHLPSGIVVSMQNEKSQLQNREQAMRVLRARLLAAQAEAAAAESAELRRSQVRTVDRSERIRTYNYPENRIVDHRTGYKAYNLDQVLDGDLGPVVRSAIDADEAARLAAASGV; encoded by the coding sequence GTGAGCGAAGCGTTTGTCGGGGTTGGGGCGCTGGTCAGTGAGCATGCTGAGATCGAGGCCGTGCTTGCCGACCCCGCCGTGCACGCCGATCCCGGCCGCGCCCGCACGCTGGGCCGGCGCTACGCCGAGCTCAACCAGGTGGTGGGCGCCTACCGCGCATGGGAGCAGGCGCACGACGACGCCGAGGCCGCCGCCGAGCTGGCCACCGAGGACGCGTCGTTCGCCGCCGAGCTGCCCAGCCTCAAGGAGGCCGAGGCGGTGGCGGAGGAGAAGCTGCGCCGCGTGCTCGTGCCCCGCGACCCCGACGACGGCCGCGACGTCATCCTCGAGATCAAGGCGGGCGAGGGCGGCGAGGAGTCCGCGCTGTTCGCCGGCGACCTGCTGCGCATGTACCTGCGGTACGCGGAGCAGCAGGGCTGGTCCACGCAGCTGCTGGAGGCCACCGCGTCCGATCTCGGGGGTTACAAGGACGTGCAGGTCGCCGTCAAGGCGAGGAACGTCCAGGGTCCCGAGGACGGGGTCTGGCACAGCCTCAAGTACGAGGGCGGTGTGCACCGCGTCCAGCGGGTGCCGGTCACGGAGTCCCAGGGCCGCATCCACACGTCGGCGGCCGGGGTCCTCGTGTTCCCCGAGGTCGACGACCCGGGAGAGCTCGAGATCGACCAGAACGACCTGCGCATCGACGTCTACCGCTCCTCCGGCCCGGGCGGGCAGTCGGTCAACACCACGGACTCCGCGGTGCGCATCACGCACCTGCCGTCGGGGATCGTCGTCTCGATGCAGAACGAGAAGTCGCAGCTGCAGAACCGCGAGCAGGCCATGCGGGTGCTGCGTGCCCGGCTGCTCGCCGCGCAGGCCGAGGCGGCGGCCGCCGAGTCCGCCGAGCTGCGTCGCTCTCAGGTGCGCACCGTGGACCGGTCCGAGCGCATCCGCACGTACAACTACCCCGAGAACCGGATAGTGGACCACCGCACCGGTTACAAGGCGTACAACCTCGACCAGGTGCTGGACGGCGACCTGGGTCCCGTCGTGCGGTCGGCGATCGACGCCGACGAGGCCGCCCGGCTGGCAGCTGCGTCCGGTGTCTGA
- the rpmE gene encoding 50S ribosomal protein L31, with protein sequence MRAGIHPEYVVTQVTCTCGNTFTTRSTETSGKISADVCSACHPFYTGKQKIMDTGGRVARFQARYGKKDADK encoded by the coding sequence ATGAGGGCTGGAATCCACCCCGAGTACGTCGTCACCCAGGTCACCTGCACCTGCGGTAACACCTTCACCACGCGCAGCACCGAGACGTCCGGCAAGATCAGCGCGGACGTCTGCAGCGCCTGCCACCCGTTCTACACGGGCAAGCAGAAGATCATGGACACCGGTGGCCGCGTGGCCCGGTTCCAGGCGCGCTACGGCAAGAAGGACGCCGACAAGTAG